Proteins co-encoded in one Dasypus novemcinctus isolate mDasNov1 chromosome 18, mDasNov1.1.hap2, whole genome shotgun sequence genomic window:
- the RPL18 gene encoding large ribosomal subunit protein eL18, with protein MGVDIRHNKDRKVRRKEPKSQDIYLRLLVKLYRFLARRTNSTFNQVVLKRLFMSRTNRPPLSLSRMIRKMKLPGRENKTAVVVGTITDDVRIQEVPKLKVCALRVSSRARSRILKAGGKILTFDQLALDSPKGCGTVLLSGPRKGREVYRHFGKAPGTPHSHTKPYVRSKGRKFERARGRRASRGYKN; from the exons ATG GGAGTTGACATCCGTCACAACAAGGACCGAAAGGTTCGGCGCAAGGAGCCCAAGAGCCAGGACATCTACCTGAGGCTGCTGGTCAAG CTGTACAGGTTTCTGGCCAGACGAACCAACTCTACCTTCAACCAAGTTGTGCTGAAGCGGTTGTTCATGAGTCGCACCAACCGGCCACCCCTGTCCCTTTCACGGATG atCCGGAAGATGAAGCTTCCTGGCCGTGAAAACAAAACTGCTGTGGTTGTGGGGACCATAACAGATGACGTGCGGATTCAGGAGGTGCCCAAACTGAAG GTGTGTGCGCTGCGCGTGAGCAGCCGCGCCCGGAGCCGCATCCTCAAGGCTGGGGGCAAGATCCTCACCTTCGACCAGCTGGCCCTGGACTCCCCCAAGGGCTGCGGCACCGTCCTGCTCTCTG GTCCCCGCAAGGGCCGGGAGGTGTACAGGCATTTCGGCAAGGCCCCAGGAACCCCCCATAGCCACACCAA ACCGTACGTCCGCTCCAAGGGCCGGAAGTTCGAGCGCGCCAGAGGCCGGCGGGCAAGCCGAGGCTACAAAAACTAG